The following are encoded in a window of Bacteroides sp. AN502(2024) genomic DNA:
- the cysN gene encoding sulfate adenylyltransferase subunit CysN, which translates to MADNKLDIKAFLDKDEQKDLLRLLTAGSVDDGKSTLIGRLLFDSKKLYEDQLDALERDSKRVGNAGEHIDYALLLDGLKAEREQGITIDVAYRYFSTNGRKFIIADTPGHEQYTRNMITGGSTANLAIILVDARTGVITQTRRHSFLVSLLGIKHVVLAVNKMDLVDFSEKRFNEIVADYKEFVAPLGIPDVNCIPLSALDGDNVVDKSERTPWYKGVSLLDFLETVHIDNDHNFTDFRFPVQYVLRPNLDFRGFCGKVASGIVRKGDTVMALPSGKMSKVKSIVTYDGELDYAFPPQSVTLTLEDEIDVSRGEMLVHPDNLPTVDRNFEAMMVWMDEEPMDVNKSFFIKQTTNLSRTRIDTIKYKVDVNTMEHLSLENGQLTKETLPLQLNQIARVVLTTAKELFFDPYKKNKSCGSFILIDPITNNTSAVGMIIDRVEMKDMSDTEDIPVLDMAKLGIAPEHYEAVEKAVKELERQGLAVRLIK; encoded by the coding sequence ATGGCAGATAATAAATTAGATATAAAAGCTTTTCTGGACAAGGATGAACAGAAAGACTTGTTGAGACTGTTGACTGCGGGTTCGGTAGATGATGGAAAATCAACGTTGATCGGACGCTTGTTGTTTGATAGTAAGAAACTGTATGAGGATCAGTTGGATGCACTGGAACGTGATAGTAAGCGTGTCGGAAACGCAGGCGAGCATATTGACTATGCGTTATTGCTTGATGGCTTGAAGGCTGAACGTGAACAGGGAATTACGATTGACGTGGCTTATCGCTATTTCTCAACGAATGGCCGTAAGTTTATTATCGCGGACACTCCGGGGCACGAACAGTATACCCGTAATATGATTACTGGAGGGTCTACGGCTAACCTGGCTATTATCCTGGTGGATGCCCGTACCGGAGTGATTACCCAGACCCGTCGCCACTCTTTCCTAGTGTCTTTGCTGGGAATCAAGCATGTGGTATTGGCTGTTAACAAGATGGATTTGGTGGATTTCTCGGAAAAACGTTTTAATGAGATTGTGGCTGACTATAAGGAGTTTGTTGCTCCATTAGGTATTCCTGATGTCAATTGCATTCCGCTTTCTGCATTGGATGGAGATAATGTGGTGGATAAATCGGAACGTACTCCGTGGTATAAAGGGGTTTCTCTGCTCGATTTCCTTGAAACGGTTCATATTGATAATGACCATAATTTTACGGATTTCCGTTTTCCGGTTCAGTATGTGCTTCGTCCGAATTTGGATTTCAGAGGATTCTGCGGTAAGGTTGCATCCGGTATCGTCCGTAAGGGGGATACGGTGATGGCTCTTCCTTCCGGAAAAATGTCTAAGGTGAAAAGCATTGTGACTTATGACGGGGAATTGGATTACGCTTTCCCGCCGCAGTCTGTGACCTTGACACTGGAGGATGAGATTGACGTGTCGCGCGGTGAAATGTTGGTGCATCCTGACAATTTGCCGACGGTGGATCGTAACTTCGAAGCTATGATGGTTTGGATGGATGAGGAACCGATGGATGTAAATAAGTCATTCTTTATTAAGCAGACTACCAATTTGAGCCGTACACGAATTGATACGATAAAGTATAAGGTGGATGTGAATACCATGGAGCATCTGTCTCTGGAAAATGGTCAGCTGACTAAAGAAACGTTGCCGTTGCAGTTGAATCAGATTGCCCGGGTGGTGCTGACCACGGCTAAGGAATTGTTCTTTGATCCTTATAAGAAGAATAAATCTTGTGGCTCATTTATCCTGATTGACCCGATCACCAATAATACTTCGGCAGTAGGTATGATTATCGACCGAGTGGAAATGAAAGATATGAGTGACACGGAGGATATTCCGGTATTGGATATGGCAAAATTGGGAATTGCTCCGGAACATTACGAAGCGGTAGAAAAAGCTGTGAAGGAACTGGAACGCCAAGGGCTTGCAGTGCGACTCATAAAATAG
- a CDS encoding SLC13 family permease, translated as MTFEIVFVLLCLLGMVAALVADKMRPGMILFSVVVLFLCAGILTPKEMLEGFSNKGMITVALLFLVSEGIRQSGTLGQVIKKLLPQGKTTVFKAQLRILPSVAFISAFLNNTPVVVIFAPIIKHWAKSVSLPATKFLIPLSYVTILGGICTLIGTSTNLVVHGMILEAGFEGFSMFELGKVGIFIAIAGIIYIFLFSKRLLPDARPDTAVPDEEVEEGGRLHRVEAVLGARFPGINKKLKDFNFQRHYGAEVKEIKTRSGQRFVSNLEDVVLHEGDTLVVMADDTFIPTWGESSVFVLLTNGNEPDITGKKKRWLALLLLVLMIVGATVGELPVTKEMFPDIKLDMFFFVSITTIIMAWTNLFPARKYTKYISWDILITIACAFAISKAMVNSGVADSVARFIIGLSDDYGPHVLLAMLFIITNLFTELITNNAAAALAFPLALSIASQLGVSPTPFFVVICMAASASFSTPIGYQTNLIVQGIGNYKFTDFVRIGLPLNIITFLISIILIPLIWNF; from the coding sequence ATGACATTTGAAATTGTATTTGTACTATTATGCCTATTAGGAATGGTAGCGGCTTTGGTGGCGGATAAGATGCGACCGGGCATGATACTTTTTTCGGTAGTGGTTTTGTTTCTGTGTGCCGGCATTCTGACTCCTAAGGAGATGTTGGAAGGGTTTAGCAACAAAGGGATGATTACCGTTGCTCTGTTGTTTCTGGTGAGTGAGGGGATCCGCCAGTCGGGCACATTAGGACAAGTGATTAAGAAATTGCTTCCGCAAGGAAAGACGACTGTATTTAAGGCACAGTTGCGTATCTTACCTTCGGTGGCATTTATTTCCGCTTTTCTGAATAATACGCCTGTTGTGGTTATTTTTGCTCCGATTATCAAGCATTGGGCTAAGTCGGTGAGTCTCCCGGCTACGAAGTTTCTGATTCCTCTTTCTTATGTGACTATTTTGGGAGGTATCTGTACATTGATCGGTACTTCTACCAATCTGGTGGTGCACGGTATGATATTGGAAGCAGGATTCGAAGGCTTTTCTATGTTCGAACTCGGAAAGGTGGGTATTTTTATCGCTATTGCCGGAATCATTTATATATTTCTTTTTTCCAAACGTCTTTTGCCGGATGCACGTCCGGATACGGCTGTGCCGGATGAGGAAGTAGAGGAAGGGGGGAGGTTGCATCGGGTAGAGGCTGTGTTGGGTGCCCGTTTTCCCGGTATCAATAAAAAACTGAAGGATTTTAATTTCCAACGCCATTACGGTGCGGAGGTAAAAGAGATTAAAACACGCAGCGGACAACGTTTTGTGTCGAATCTGGAGGATGTGGTGCTCCACGAAGGGGATACGTTGGTTGTGATGGCTGATGATACGTTTATACCGACATGGGGGGAATCTTCTGTGTTTGTCTTGTTGACGAATGGGAATGAGCCGGATATTACAGGGAAAAAGAAGCGTTGGCTTGCTTTGTTGTTGCTGGTTTTGATGATTGTCGGCGCAACGGTGGGGGAGCTTCCGGTAACTAAGGAGATGTTTCCGGATATCAAGCTGGATATGTTTTTCTTTGTGTCTATTACGACTATTATTATGGCATGGACGAATCTGTTCCCTGCCCGTAAATATACTAAATATATTTCGTGGGATATTCTGATTACTATTGCTTGTGCTTTTGCCATCAGTAAGGCGATGGTAAACTCCGGGGTGGCGGATAGCGTTGCAAGGTTTATTATCGGGTTGAGTGATGATTACGGCCCGCATGTGTTGCTCGCAATGTTGTTTATCATTACGAATTTGTTTACGGAACTGATAACGAATAATGCAGCTGCTGCCTTGGCTTTCCCGCTGGCATTGTCGATTGCTTCCCAATTGGGAGTCAGTCCTACCCCTTTCTTTGTGGTGATCTGTATGGCTGCATCTGCCAGCTTCTCGACACCGATCGGTTATCAGACTAATTTGATTGTGCAAGGTATCGGTAACTATAAGTTTACGGATTTTGTACGTATCGGGTTACCGCTTAATATCATCACTTTCTTAATTTCTATTATTCTGATCCCGTTGATCTGGAACTTTTAA
- the cysD gene encoding sulfate adenylyltransferase subunit CysD, translating to MEEYKLSHLKELEAESIHIIREVAAEFENPVMLYSIGKDSSVMVRLAEKAFYPGKVPFPLMHIDSKWKFKEMIQFRDEYAKKYGWNLIVESNMEAFHAGVGPFTHGSKVHTDLMKTQALLHALDKYKFDAAFGGARRDEEKSRAKERIFSFRDRFHQWDPKNQRPELWDIYNARVHKGESIRVFPISNWTELDIWQYIRLENIPIVPLYYAKERPVINLDGNLIMADDDRLPEKYRDQIEMKMVRFRTLGCWPLTGAVESGAATIEEIVEEMMTTTKSERTTRVIDFDQEGSMEQKKREGYF from the coding sequence ATGGAAGAATATAAATTAAGCCACTTGAAAGAACTCGAAGCCGAGTCTATTCATATCATTCGCGAGGTGGCGGCGGAATTTGAGAATCCGGTGATGCTTTACAGTATCGGAAAGGATTCCTCAGTGATGGTACGCTTGGCTGAAAAAGCGTTTTATCCAGGGAAAGTGCCATTCCCATTGATGCATATCGATTCGAAATGGAAGTTCAAGGAGATGATTCAGTTTCGTGATGAATATGCGAAAAAGTACGGATGGAATCTGATCGTTGAAAGTAATATGGAGGCTTTTCATGCAGGGGTGGGACCTTTTACGCATGGAAGTAAAGTGCATACGGATTTGATGAAGACGCAGGCTTTGCTTCATGCATTGGATAAGTATAAGTTTGATGCTGCATTTGGCGGTGCTCGTCGTGATGAGGAGAAGTCACGCGCGAAGGAACGTATTTTCTCTTTCCGGGATAGGTTTCACCAATGGGACCCGAAAAATCAGCGTCCTGAATTGTGGGATATTTATAATGCCCGCGTACATAAGGGGGAAAGTATCCGTGTATTCCCGATTAGCAACTGGACTGAACTGGATATTTGGCAGTATATCCGTTTGGAGAATATTCCGATCGTTCCGCTGTATTATGCTAAAGAGCGTCCGGTGATTAATCTGGATGGTAATCTCATTATGGCGGATGATGACCGTTTGCCTGAAAAGTACCGTGACCAGATTGAAATGAAGATGGTTCGTTTTCGTACGTTGGGCTGCTGGCCTTTGACAGGGGCGGTGGAAAGTGGAGCTGCTACGATTGAAGAGATTGTGGAAGAAATGATGACTACGACGAAGAGTGAACGCACTACCCGTGTGATTGACTTTGATCAGGAGGGTAGCATGGAACAAAAGAAACGTGAAGGATACTTTTAA
- the cysC gene encoding adenylyl-sulfate kinase has product MEEKNHIYPIFDRMMTRQDKEELLGQHSVMIWFTGLSGSGKSTIAIALERELHKRGLLCRILDGDNIRSGINNNLGFSETDRVENIRRIAEVSKLFLDSGIITIAAFISPNNDIREMAANIIGKDDFLEVFVSTPLEVCEKRDVKGLYAKARKGEIQNFTGISAPFEVPEQPALSLDTSQLTLEESVNRLLELVLPKVKCIK; this is encoded by the coding sequence ATGGAAGAAAAGAATCATATATATCCGATATTTGACCGCATGATGACGCGGCAGGATAAAGAAGAACTGTTGGGGCAACACAGCGTGATGATCTGGTTTACCGGATTGAGCGGTTCAGGAAAGAGTACGATTGCCATTGCATTGGAACGTGAACTTCATAAGCGCGGATTACTTTGCCGTATCTTGGATGGGGATAATATCCGTAGTGGAATTAATAATAACCTGGGATTCTCCGAAACGGACCGGGTGGAAAATATCCGTCGCATAGCGGAAGTGTCGAAGTTGTTTCTGGATAGTGGTATCATTACGATTGCTGCATTTATCAGCCCTAATAATGATATTCGCGAAATGGCTGCAAACATTATTGGTAAGGATGATTTTCTGGAGGTTTTTGTTAGTACTCCGCTGGAGGTATGTGAGAAACGTGATGTGAAAGGGTTGTATGCGAAGGCACGGAAAGGGGAAATTCAGAATTTTACAGGGATCTCTGCACCTTTCGAGGTTCCCGAACAGCCGGCTTTGTCACTGGATACTTCCCAATTGACGTTGGAGGAGTCGGTGAACCGTCTGTTGGAGCTTGTTTTGCCCAAAGTGAAGTGTATAAAATGA